In a genomic window of Glycine max cultivar Williams 82 chromosome 13, Glycine_max_v4.0, whole genome shotgun sequence:
- the LOC100789031 gene encoding casein kinase 1-like protein 6 produces MEHVIGGKFKLGRKIGSGSFGELYLGVNVQTGEEVAVKLEPVKTRHPQLHYESKLYMLLQGGTGIPHLKWFGVEGDYNVMVIDLLGPSLEDLFNYCDRKFTLKTVLMLADQLINRVEYMHSRGFLHRDIKPDNFLMGLGRKANQVYAIDYGLAKKYRDLQTHRHIPYRENKNLTGTARYASVNTHLGIEQSRRDDLESLGYVLMYFLKGSLPWQGLRAGTKKQKYDKISETKVSTSIEVLCKSYPSEFVSYFQYCRSLQFEDKPDYSYLKRLFRDLFIREGYQFDYIFDWTMLKYPQISGSSRGRHGTGKAAMHAGPHVQKAEKISVGKEIREKFSGAVEAFSRRNPANASPCGDHTKHRSFEDVPVQKDLHYAQHNSTRYGSSSRRAMISSNKPISSGDHTGRQTITGSRPSGAHRIQPVYDTKQATYTRGGSIRGHRDDPLRNFELLNIRK; encoded by the exons ATGGAGCATGTGATTGGTGGCAAGTTTAAACTGGGAAGGAAAATTGGGAGTGGGTCTTTTGGGGAGCTCTATTTAG GTGTTAATGTACAAACTGGAGAGGAGGTAGCTGTTAAGCTG GAACCTGTGAAGACCAGGCATCCACAGCTTCACTATGAGTCAAAACTGTATATGCTTCTTCAAGGAGGAA CGGGGATTCCCCACCTCAAGTGGTTTGGAGTTGAGGGAGACTACAATGTCATGGTTATCGACCTTCTTGGACCAAGTCTGGAAGATTTATTCAACTATTGTGACCGGAAGTTCACATTGAAGACAGTGTTAATGCTTGCTGATCAATTG aTTAACAGAGTTGAATATATGCATTCAAGAGGTTTCCTTCACCGTGACATAAAGCCGGACAATTTTCTAATGGGTCTAGGACGAAAAGCAAACCAA GTGTATGCCATTGACTATGGCCTTGCAAAAAAATATAGGGATCTTCAGACTCATAGGCACATACCATACAG GGAAAACAAGAACCTTACAGGCACAGCACGCTATGCAAGTGTCAACACTCATCTTGGAATTG AACAAAGCAGAAGGGATGATCTGGAATCTCTTGGTTATGTGCTCATGTATTTCTTAAAAGGAAG tCTTCCCTGGCAAGGACTGAGGGCTggcaccaaaaaacaaaaatatgacaaaatcagTGAGACAAAGGTGTCAACTTCCATAGAG GTGCTCTGCAAATCATATCCCTCTGAGTTTGTGTCATACTTCCAATATTGCCGATCACTGCAATTTGAGGACAAGCCAGATTATTCGTATTTAAAGAGACTTTTCCGAGACCTATTTATTCGAGAAG gCTACCAGTTTGATTACATTTTTGACTGGACTATGTTAAAATATCCACAGATCAGTGGCAGCTCCAGAGGGCGG CATGGCACTGGCAAGGCAGCTATGCATGCAGGTCCACATGTACAAAAAGCAGAAAAGATCTCAG TTGGGAAAGAGATTCGAGAGAAATTCTCTGGTGCAGTTGAAGCGTTCTCCCGGAGGAACCCTGCAAATGCTAGTCCTTGTGGTGATCACACCAAACACAGGAGTTTTGAGGATGTACCAGTGCAAAAGGATTTG CACTATGCGCAACACAATTCCACTCGATATGGCAGCAGTTCAAGAAGAGCCATGATCTCATCAAACAAGCCAATATCCTCAGGTGACCATACTGGCAGGCAAACCATAACTGGGAGCCGTCCATCTGGTGCTCACAGAATTCAACCTGTGTATGACACCAAACAAGCAACTTATACACGCGGTGGCTCTATAAGAGGCCACCGTGATGATCCTCTGCGGAACTTCGAGCTCCTCAATATCAGGAAGTAA